From the Anaeromyxobacter dehalogenans 2CP-1 genome, the window GCGCCCAGGCCTCGACCTGGTCGCAGAGCGCGCGCTCGTGGCCGATGGGCGAGAGCACGCCACACAGCGCCTCGGTGCGGCGGGCCAGCGCCTCGGCCAGCTCGGCGGTCGCCGGGTCCATGGCCGGCTAGACCTGCACCTCGAAGTCGCGCAGCGCCTGGTTCAGCGAGACCTTCTTGTCGGTCGCGGCGCTGCGGCGGCCCACGATGAGCGCGCAGGGGATGTTGAAGGTGCCGGCCGGATACTGCTTCGGGCGCGTGCCGGGGATCACCACCGAGCGCGGCGGGACGCGGCCCTTGTGGACCACCTGCTGCGCCCCGGTCACGTCGATGATGGGCGTGGACGCGGTGATGACCACGTTCGCGCCGAGCACGCAGTCCTCCTCGACCAGCACGCCCTCGACGAGGATGCAGCGGCTGCCGATGAAGCAGCCGTCCTCGATGATGTTCGGCCGGGCCCCGGGCGGCTCGAGCACGCCGCCGATCCCGACGCCGCCGGCGAGGTGCACGTTCGCGCCGACCTGCGCGCAGGAGCCGACGGTGGCCCAGGTGTCCACCATCGAGTTCGCGCCCACGCGCGCGCCGATGTTCACGAAGCCGGGCATGAGCACCGCGCCCGGCTCGAGGTGCGAGCCGAAGCGGGCGACGCCGCCCGGCACCAGGCGCACGCCGGCCTTCTCGAGATCCTTCTTGAGCGGGATCTTGTCCCGCGTCTGGAACGGCCCGAAGTCGGTCGTCTCCATCCCGGTGATGCCGAAGTAGAGGTTCACCGCCTGCATCAGCCAGGCGTTCACCTGCCACTCGCCGTCCTTCTTCTCCGCCACCCGCAGCTCGCCGCGGTCGAGGCCGTGCAGCGCCTTCACCACCGCCGCCTTGGCCTGCGGGTCCTGCAGCCGGGCCCGATCCTCGAAGGCCCCCTCGATCAGCTTCCGCACGTCGTTCCAGTCGCTCATGGCTCGATCCTCGCCCAGGCCCGGATGGCCTCCTCGCACTCCTCCAGCGTGGGCACCAGCGCCACGCGGACGTATCCTTCTCCTGCGCCGAACGCGATCCCCGGCGCCACCACGATGCCCGCGTCGAGGAGCTGCAGCGCGTAGCTCGAGGAGGTGTGCCCCTCCGGCACGCGGACCCAGAGATACAGGGTGGCGTCCGACGCGTCGACGGCCAGCCCCTTCTCCGCGAAGAAGCGCAGGAACCGGTCGCGCTTGCGCCGGAAGATCTCGCGCCGCTCGGCGGCGTGGGCGTCGTCGGACCAGGCCGCGGTCGCGGCGGCGGCCACGAACTCGGGCTGGGAGACGCCGGGGTGGCTGCGCAGCGCGCGCAGCCCGCGGACGAGGTCCGGGTCGCCGGCCAGGAAGCCGCTGCGGTAGCCCGTCATGCCGCTCCGCTTCGAGCAGGAGTGGATGGCGAGCACGTTCTCGAGTTGCACCTCCAGCATCGAGGCGGGCGGCTCGCCGAAGTAGATGTCGGCGTAGCACTCGTCGGAGGCGACGATGAACCCGTGCTCGAGCGCGGCCGCGCCGACGCGCCGCAGGTAGTCGCGGGGGGCCTCGGCGCCGGTGGGGTTGTGCGGGTAGCTGATCCAGTAGACGAGCGTCTCGCGCAGCACGGCCTCGCCCACGTCCTCCGGCTCGAGCAGGAACCGGCGGCGGGCGGTGAGCGGGACCTTCACCGGCTCGAGCCCCGCGAAGCGCGCCCCCACCTCGTAGGTGGGGTAGCCCGGATCCGGCATCACCACCTTGCGGCGGCGCGGGTCGCCCGCGAACGCGAGCGGCAGGTGGAAGATCGCCTCCTTGGCGCCCGCGCAGGCGAGCACCTGGGCCTCGGGATCCACCGCCACGCCGAAGCGGCGCTGGAGGTACCCGGCCGCCGCGCGGCGGAGCGCCGCGGTGCCGAACGCGCTCGGGTACTGCGACACCTCGGGCACGGCGGCGCGCAGGGCCTCGCGCAGGAACGGCGGCGTCGGCTCCTTGGGATCCCCGAGGCCGAAGTCGAACAGGCGCTTCCCGGCCGCGGCGAGCGCGCGCCGGCGCTCGTCGAGCTCGACGGAGAGGTTCTTCCGGATCTGGCCGAGCACCGGGTTCGTCGGGAGGGTCCGCACGGAACCGTGAACAATATCGAACTCCGGCGGGTCCTGCATTATAAGCGGGCGCATGCTCTCGTACGACGTGGTGGTCATCGGCTCCGGCCCCGCCGGAGAGAACGGCGCCATCCAGGCCGCGCTCCTGGGCAAGAAGGTCGCGCTGGTGGAGAAGGAGGCCGTGCCGGGGGGCGCGAGCGCCAACACCGGCACCATCCCTTCGAAGGCGCTCCGCGAGACCGCCCTCGCCATCCAGCAGGCCCGCAGCCGCGACGCGCACGGCATCGAGGTCCGCGTCTCCGGCACCGTCACCGTCCCCGAGCTGATGGGCCGCCGCGGCCTGGTCACCGCGCGCGAGCACTCCCGCATCCGCAGCGCGCTCAACCACGCCGGCGTCGAGATGTTCCGCGGCATCGCCAGCTTCGTGGACCCGCACACCATCCGCGTTTCGGTGCCGGACGGCGGCCAGCAGGACCTGCACGCCGAGGTGGTGCTGCTCGCCACCGGCACGCGGCCGTTCCACCCGCCGCAGTACTCGATCGACAACGCGCGCGTCTACGACTCCGACTCGATCCTGATGCTCGACCGCATCCCCCGCTCGCTCGCCATCCTGGGCGGCGGCGTGGCCGGCTGCGAGTACGCGTCGATCTTCGCCGCGCTGGGCGTGAAGGTCGCCATCATCGACTCGAAGGACCGCC encodes:
- a CDS encoding 2,3,4,5-tetrahydropyridine-2,6-dicarboxylate N-succinyltransferase produces the protein MSDWNDVRKLIEGAFEDRARLQDPQAKAAVVKALHGLDRGELRVAEKKDGEWQVNAWLMQAVNLYFGITGMETTDFGPFQTRDKIPLKKDLEKAGVRLVPGGVARFGSHLEPGAVLMPGFVNIGARVGANSMVDTWATVGSCAQVGANVHLAGGVGIGGVLEPPGARPNIIEDGCFIGSRCILVEGVLVEEDCVLGANVVITASTPIIDVTGAQQVVHKGRVPPRSVVIPGTRPKQYPAGTFNIPCALIVGRRSAATDKKVSLNQALRDFEVQV
- the dapC gene encoding succinyldiaminopimelate transaminase, which gives rise to MTTTSYESMRPLIMQDPPEFDIVHGSVRTLPTNPVLGQIRKNLSVELDERRRALAAAGKRLFDFGLGDPKEPTPPFLREALRAAVPEVSQYPSAFGTAALRRAAAGYLQRRFGVAVDPEAQVLACAGAKEAIFHLPLAFAGDPRRRKVVMPDPGYPTYEVGARFAGLEPVKVPLTARRRFLLEPEDVGEAVLRETLVYWISYPHNPTGAEAPRDYLRRVGAAALEHGFIVASDECYADIYFGEPPASMLEVQLENVLAIHSCSKRSGMTGYRSGFLAGDPDLVRGLRALRSHPGVSQPEFVAAAATAAWSDDAHAAERREIFRRKRDRFLRFFAEKGLAVDASDATLYLWVRVPEGHTSSSYALQLLDAGIVVAPGIAFGAGEGYVRVALVPTLEECEEAIRAWARIEP